In a single window of the uncultured Dysgonomonas sp. genome:
- a CDS encoding M20 family metallo-hydrolase: MEHDIDALYYNAVDLLKEMIKTPSFSREEHNVAEVVAACMRKAGYEPQRKGNNLWIQSKDFDEAKPTILLNSHIDTVRPVSGWTKDPFTPEVDDDTLFGLGSNDAGASLVSLLHTFFILTAKKQDYNLIFLASCEEEVSGKDGAEAIVSLLPKIEFGIVGEPTQMNPAIAEKGLLVLDCTAYGKAGHAARNEGENAIYKALKDVEWFRTYQFPEVSDLLGPVKMTVSMINAGTQHNVVPDKCDFVVDVRSNELYSNEELFNLIDRQTGCEVKPRSFRLNSSRIALENPFVQRAIMIGKEPYGSPTLSDQTFMPFPTLKMGPGDSARSHTANEYILLSEIREGIELYVKLLDGLRL; the protein is encoded by the coding sequence AAATGATAAAAACACCTTCTTTCAGTAGGGAGGAACATAATGTAGCTGAGGTTGTAGCAGCTTGTATGCGTAAAGCAGGTTATGAACCACAGCGAAAAGGGAATAATCTTTGGATACAGTCGAAAGACTTTGATGAGGCCAAGCCTACAATCCTTCTCAATTCGCATATAGATACCGTACGCCCTGTATCGGGATGGACTAAAGATCCTTTTACACCTGAGGTGGATGATGACACATTATTCGGGCTAGGGAGTAACGATGCCGGAGCTAGTTTGGTCTCTCTTCTTCATACATTCTTTATCCTGACTGCGAAGAAACAGGATTATAACCTTATATTCCTGGCCTCGTGTGAAGAAGAGGTTTCGGGAAAGGATGGAGCAGAAGCTATAGTATCCCTTCTACCCAAAATAGAATTCGGTATTGTGGGAGAGCCTACACAAATGAATCCGGCCATTGCAGAGAAAGGACTTCTGGTACTCGATTGCACTGCATACGGAAAAGCAGGTCATGCTGCCCGTAACGAAGGAGAAAATGCGATATACAAAGCGTTGAAAGATGTAGAGTGGTTCAGAACATATCAATTTCCCGAGGTCAGTGATCTGCTGGGTCCTGTAAAAATGACAGTATCGATGATCAATGCCGGAACACAACACAACGTAGTTCCCGACAAGTGTGATTTTGTAGTAGATGTCCGTAGCAATGAATTATATAGTAACGAAGAACTGTTCAACCTGATAGACCGGCAGACCGGATGCGAAGTGAAACCTCGTTCGTTCCGTCTCAATTCATCCCGTATCGCACTGGAAAATCCGTTTGTTCAACGTGCCATAATGATAGGGAAAGAACCGTATGGCTCACCTACCCTATCAGACCAGACATTTATGCCGTTCCCTACTCTGAAGATGGGACCTGGAGATTCGGCCCGTTCGCATACGGCAAACGAATATATCCTGCTCAGTGAGATACGGGAAGGGATAGAATTATACGTGAAACTACTCGACGGTTTACGACTCTGA